A window from Peromyscus leucopus breed LL Stock chromosome 8a, UCI_PerLeu_2.1, whole genome shotgun sequence encodes these proteins:
- the Sf3b5 gene encoding splicing factor 3B subunit 5: MTDRYTIHSQLEHLQSKYIGTGHADTTKWEWLVNQHRDSYCSYMGHFDLLNYFAIAENESKARVRFNLMEKMLQPSGPPADKPEEN; encoded by the coding sequence ATGACGGACCGGTACACCATCCACAGCCAGCTGGAGCATCTGCAGTCCAAGTACATCGGCACGGGCCACGCCGACACCACCAAGTGGGAGTGGCTCGTGAACCAGCACCGGGACTCCTACTGCTCCTACATGGGCCACTTCGACCTCCTCAACTACTTCGCCATCGCCGAGAATGAGAGCAAGGCGCGCGTGCGCTTCAACCTGATGGAGAAGATGCTGCAGCCCAGCGGGCCGCCGGCCGACAAGCCCGAGGAGAACTGA